The following proteins are encoded in a genomic region of Acidobacteriota bacterium:
- a CDS encoding GNAT family N-acetyltransferase: MTPARDVRYRTCGAADLSALAPLVARVFREEFDMPADDAFTREAEAAALIFDARRDLCVAAEAEGRDAGVLLVLPGGGSGEAAVFSWLAVEGEFRGSGIGRELLFRGIEACRERGRNLLRAYSYAVSPAACRLYWLYGFSVAGLEAFPVGGGVRERIVFEKRLNPPATTA; encoded by the coding sequence GTGACGCCGGCGCGGGACGTCCGCTACCGCACGTGCGGCGCCGCGGACCTCTCCGCGCTCGCGCCGCTCGTCGCGCGCGTCTTCCGCGAGGAATTCGACATGCCGGCGGACGACGCGTTCACGCGCGAGGCCGAGGCGGCAGCGCTGATCTTCGACGCGCGCCGCGACCTGTGCGTCGCGGCCGAGGCGGAGGGACGCGACGCCGGCGTCCTCCTCGTCCTGCCGGGAGGCGGGTCGGGCGAGGCCGCCGTGTTCAGCTGGCTCGCCGTCGAGGGGGAGTTCCGCGGGTCCGGGATCGGCCGCGAGCTCCTGTTCCGCGGAATCGAGGCCTGCCGCGAGCGCGGCCGGAACCTTCTGCGCGCCTACTCCTATGCGGTCTCCCCCGCCGCGTGCCGCCTGTACTGGCTCTACGGGTTCAGCGTCGCGGGCCTCGAAGCCTTCCCGGTCGGAGGAGGGGTCCGCGAGCGCATCGTGTTCGAGAAGCGGCTCAACCCTCCGGCGACGACCGCCTGA
- a CDS encoding SRPBCC domain-containing protein: MSGAVTRGVFVRALPERAFEAFVRVSEVLSWLADGAVIGARAGGNWALGWYADPDSDAGYSSMGQIETFEPGRTLAVSNLVFSSPEGLSFGPMRLVITFEAVEEGTDVTVTQEGLEEGPVWESYRDQLGPGWERMLGDLKAWLEEGKKLPGR, encoded by the coding sequence GTGAGCGGAGCCGTGACACGCGGGGTTTTCGTGCGTGCCCTGCCCGAGCGCGCGTTCGAAGCCTTCGTGAGGGTCTCCGAGGTGCTCAGCTGGCTCGCGGACGGCGCCGTGATCGGCGCGCGCGCGGGCGGCAACTGGGCGCTCGGGTGGTACGCGGATCCCGACTCGGACGCCGGGTACAGCTCGATGGGCCAGATCGAGACCTTCGAGCCCGGGCGCACGCTCGCGGTCTCGAACCTCGTGTTCTCGAGCCCCGAAGGGCTGTCCTTCGGCCCCATGCGCCTCGTCATCACGTTCGAGGCCGTGGAAGAGGGCACCGACGTGACCGTGACGCAGGAAGGGCTCGAAGAGGGGCCCGTCTGGGAGTCGTACCGCGACCAGCTGGGACCGGGCTGGGAGCGGATGCTCGGGGACCTCAAGGCCTGGCTCGAGGAAGGGAAGAAGCTTCCGGGGCGCTGA
- the argS gene encoding arginine--tRNA ligase: MLIGLKSALERAIVDACRKTFGVEPPRLVLETPPKVEMGDLSCPVAFELAKVLKRPPRKIAEELAPALVLPDVVVKRTVEGGGYLNFFVDRPKVLRAMLEDAHAALQAEAGTGKLIVEHTNINPNKAAHIGHLRNAVLGDVLVRNFRRLGRNVEVQNYLDDTGVQVADVVVGLEHPDALVDPKKAAAYGEEIREILEAFPYDAPGVEGRRLGDLAWDLYALMGRSYAADPELEQERRATLHAIEGAATGHDQTPGEKATARVAARLAEAVVRCHLLTMERIGVDYDLLPRESDILGRKFWAKAFERLKAAGAARLESEGKNAGCWVMPLEGAAEFEGMEDADKVLVRSNGTVTYTGKDVAYQLWKLGVLGIDFEYEPVPYVDVDGSPEFRASDGESPLYRTRRDAEGADPSVRGRFGKGTGVINVIDVRQSYPQKVVKEAVRKAGFPEAADRSVHFAYEMVALTPASAEALGVELTDEDRAKPFVEMSGRKGLGVKADDLLDRLVEKARDQIASRAGAERPEPGRAESIAVGALRVYMTRFSRNKIIAFDFDEALAFEGDTGPYLQYAAVRAANIFRKLEETGLAGRLDATETAAVESLPADTLDDGLWDVVRTCSRTLDTFEKVAETLEVSLLVRHALAVAAAFHHLYHTHPISQEKDEARRRARRAALQVVSEHLADVLGVLGVPIPERM; encoded by the coding sequence ATGCTGATCGGACTCAAGAGCGCGCTCGAGCGCGCCATCGTCGACGCCTGCCGGAAGACGTTCGGGGTCGAGCCCCCGCGCCTCGTCCTCGAAACGCCCCCGAAGGTGGAGATGGGTGACCTCTCCTGCCCCGTCGCCTTCGAGCTCGCCAAGGTGCTCAAGCGCCCGCCGCGCAAGATCGCCGAGGAGCTCGCGCCCGCCCTCGTCCTTCCCGACGTCGTCGTGAAGCGGACGGTGGAGGGCGGCGGCTACCTGAACTTCTTCGTGGACCGCCCGAAGGTCCTCCGGGCGATGCTCGAGGACGCCCACGCCGCACTCCAGGCGGAAGCCGGCACCGGCAAGCTCATCGTCGAGCACACGAACATCAACCCGAACAAGGCGGCGCACATCGGGCACCTGAGGAACGCCGTTCTCGGCGACGTCCTCGTCCGGAACTTCCGGCGCCTCGGGCGGAACGTCGAGGTGCAGAACTACCTCGACGACACGGGCGTGCAGGTCGCGGATGTCGTCGTCGGCCTCGAGCACCCGGACGCCCTCGTCGACCCGAAGAAGGCCGCCGCGTACGGCGAGGAGATCCGCGAGATCCTCGAGGCTTTCCCATACGACGCGCCGGGCGTCGAGGGGCGCCGCCTCGGCGACCTCGCCTGGGACCTCTACGCCCTCATGGGCAGGAGCTACGCGGCCGATCCCGAGCTCGAACAGGAGCGGCGCGCGACGCTCCACGCGATCGAGGGTGCCGCGACCGGCCACGACCAGACGCCCGGGGAGAAGGCCACGGCCAGGGTCGCGGCCCGGCTCGCCGAAGCCGTCGTGCGCTGCCACCTCCTGACGATGGAGAGGATCGGCGTCGACTATGACCTCCTTCCCCGCGAGAGCGACATCCTCGGGCGGAAGTTCTGGGCCAAAGCGTTCGAGCGGCTGAAGGCCGCCGGGGCCGCGCGCCTCGAATCGGAGGGCAAGAACGCCGGCTGCTGGGTCATGCCTCTCGAGGGCGCCGCGGAGTTCGAGGGCATGGAGGACGCGGACAAGGTCCTCGTGCGCTCGAACGGGACGGTCACGTACACCGGCAAGGACGTCGCCTACCAGCTCTGGAAGCTCGGCGTCCTCGGCATCGACTTCGAGTACGAGCCCGTTCCCTACGTCGACGTCGACGGCAGCCCCGAGTTCCGCGCCTCCGACGGCGAATCGCCGCTCTACCGGACGCGACGCGACGCCGAGGGCGCGGACCCGTCCGTCCGCGGCCGCTTCGGCAAGGGCACGGGCGTCATCAACGTGATCGACGTCCGCCAGTCCTACCCGCAGAAGGTCGTCAAGGAGGCCGTCCGGAAGGCCGGCTTCCCGGAGGCCGCCGACCGTTCCGTGCACTTCGCGTACGAGATGGTCGCGCTGACGCCGGCCTCCGCCGAGGCGCTCGGCGTGGAGCTGACCGACGAGGACCGCGCGAAGCCGTTCGTCGAGATGTCGGGCCGCAAGGGCCTCGGCGTCAAGGCCGACGACCTTCTCGACCGGCTCGTCGAGAAGGCCCGCGACCAGATCGCCTCCCGAGCGGGCGCCGAGCGCCCGGAGCCGGGACGCGCCGAGTCCATCGCCGTCGGCGCCCTGCGCGTCTACATGACGCGCTTCTCGCGCAACAAGATCATCGCGTTCGACTTCGACGAGGCGCTCGCGTTCGAGGGCGACACGGGCCCGTACCTCCAGTACGCCGCCGTGCGGGCCGCGAACATCTTCCGGAAGCTCGAGGAGACGGGCCTCGCGGGCCGGCTCGACGCGACCGAGACGGCGGCCGTAGAGTCGCTGCCGGCGGACACGCTCGACGACGGCCTGTGGGACGTCGTCCGGACGTGCTCGCGCACGCTCGACACGTTCGAGAAGGTCGCCGAGACGCTCGAGGTCTCGCTCCTCGTGCGGCACGCTCTCGCGGTCGCCGCGGCCTTCCATCACCTCTACCACACGCATCCGATCTCGCAGGAGAAGGACGAGGCGCGGCGCCGCGCCCGCCGCGCGGCCCTCCAGGTCGTCTCCGAGCACCTCGCGGACGTCCTCGGCGTCCTCGGCGTCCCGATCCCGGAGAGGATGTGA
- a CDS encoding zf-HC2 domain-containing protein — protein MDCRTASLLIEAYHDDELELVDAARLLAHFEACPECRSRCDEAALLRDAMRTGRPVDRCPEDLARRLAARCGALPPRPPRRSLRPVVVVLAGGCGLLIGWVAGRFVPAAARSPLAFAGASRTFDADVFCLRCALDAILPGAADSGAHRPLLRTADGRIWVVDPGSAARARFGKPGQGPRHVVVTAALDERTGVADVSDVTEAPPPAASPAAAR, from the coding sequence ATGGATTGCCGGACGGCCAGCCTCCTCATCGAGGCGTACCACGACGACGAGCTCGAGCTCGTCGATGCCGCCCGTCTCCTCGCCCACTTCGAGGCCTGCCCCGAATGCCGCTCCCGCTGCGACGAGGCCGCGCTCCTGCGCGACGCCATGCGCACCGGCCGGCCCGTGGACCGTTGCCCCGAGGACCTCGCCCGGCGCCTCGCCGCGCGCTGTGGAGCGCTTCCGCCGCGCCCCCCCCGGCGTTCGCTCCGGCCCGTCGTCGTCGTGCTGGCGGGCGGCTGCGGTCTCCTCATTGGCTGGGTTGCGGGCCGTTTCGTGCCGGCCGCCGCCCGCAGCCCCCTCGCCTTCGCGGGTGCGAGCCGGACGTTCGACGCGGACGTCTTCTGCCTGCGCTGCGCGCTCGACGCGATCCTTCCCGGCGCCGCGGACTCCGGAGCGCACCGGCCGCTCCTCCGGACCGCCGACGGCAGGATCTGGGTCGTCGATCCCGGCAGCGCCGCGCGCGCGCGCTTCGGCAAGCCCGGGCAGGGGCCGCGCCACGTCGTCGTGACGGCCGCGCTCGACGAGCGGACGGGCGTCGCGGACGTGTCGGACGTGACGGAAGCCCCGCCGCCCGCGGCGTCTCCGGCCGCGGCGCGCTGA
- a CDS encoding TonB-dependent receptor codes for MRSSTSPVSARLSILVGIALLVGLALAPVVLAQGLPTATLSGRARNDALDLPGVTVTAKSPALQGTRTTVTGANGTYVLANLPPGDYQITFTIQGFKAQTLSKSLGASQQASLDANLAMTVSAATTVTAQSDSISQSPAQATTYTGDVLSKLPTARTVTSAVNLSPGVNQNGPNGASISGAQSTENLYTVNGVTITDNVRSSPNNLFIEDAIQETTTTTSSVSAEYGRFTGGVINTITKSGGNVFSGSFRSTLNNNAWNSTSGYRTATGVNPQEDTFTNTVTSTYEATLGGPILKDMLWFFGAGRYFDTSEALTSLTNRTNIPYTNGAKETRYEGKLTFSPVQNHTLTGSYIGVKHDDVNYYFTSIPVADLASIYDRQLPQELMAFNYNGVLSSNFFLEGSYSKRKFTFENSGGRYTDNANGTVIRDLGLGISYNAPIFCGVCGPEKRDNNEFFVKGTYFLSTPGLGSHNIVVGYDNFAGQRLSNNYQSGSNYVIYTFGSGRSVFQGQNVYPVFESGLTELDYWPVLQASQGSNLRTQSAFLNDAWRLNDRLSFNLGVRYDKNDATDAAGNVTSKDSRFSPRLAATYDVLGNGSLRVTASYAQYVAALQETQAGSGATLAGSPADFYWYYDGPGINTGAGPYLTSQQATQKIFDWFNANGCLPNPLAASCKVPQGGAPSIGGVNVQIRDSLASPNTKEYVFGIAGNFGKSSSGSYRVDFVRREYQDYYDLKKDMTTGRVASPFGDIQDLGLVVNSNDYRREYTGLHSQVFYRFTPSFTMGANWTWSHLIGDIVGETSGSGPVRGGSHVYPEYVQRSWNNPTGDLSQDERNRVRVYGNYDLPVPASWGSFNFGLIQTYDTGTPYGASGTIRTGSYVTNPGYLTPPASVAYYFTPRDAYRTESIYRTDMQLYYSHRIVGGLEIFVIPQVFNVFNAQHILAVNTTVNTNFNTSNLIAFNPFTNASPIECPQGTSGAACKAMGANWQKGSTFGTTSRRRELPDPALLPDVGGHPLLVLSLLLCRRAPALPGPFSLPGR; via the coding sequence GTGCGCTCGTCAACATCCCCAGTTTCCGCAAGGCTTTCGATTCTCGTCGGCATCGCTCTTCTCGTGGGCCTCGCCCTCGCGCCCGTCGTCCTCGCACAGGGGCTTCCGACCGCCACGCTGTCGGGCCGCGCGCGCAACGACGCCCTCGATCTGCCGGGCGTCACCGTCACGGCGAAATCCCCGGCCCTCCAGGGCACCCGCACCACGGTCACCGGCGCGAACGGCACGTACGTCCTCGCGAACCTTCCCCCCGGCGATTACCAGATCACGTTCACGATCCAGGGCTTCAAGGCCCAGACGCTCAGCAAGTCGCTGGGCGCCTCGCAGCAGGCGAGCCTCGACGCGAACCTCGCGATGACGGTCAGCGCGGCGACGACGGTCACGGCCCAGAGCGACTCGATCTCCCAGTCGCCCGCCCAGGCGACGACGTACACGGGCGACGTCCTCAGCAAGCTTCCGACGGCGCGCACGGTCACGTCGGCCGTCAACCTCTCGCCCGGCGTCAACCAGAACGGCCCGAACGGGGCGTCGATCTCGGGCGCGCAGTCCACCGAGAACCTCTACACGGTCAACGGCGTCACGATCACGGACAACGTCCGCTCCTCGCCGAACAACCTCTTCATCGAGGACGCCATCCAGGAGACCACGACGACCACGTCGAGCGTCTCGGCCGAGTACGGCCGGTTCACCGGCGGCGTGATCAACACGATCACGAAGTCCGGCGGCAACGTGTTCTCCGGCTCGTTCCGCTCGACGCTCAACAACAACGCCTGGAACTCCACGTCCGGCTACCGCACCGCGACGGGCGTGAACCCGCAGGAAGACACCTTCACGAACACGGTCACGTCGACCTACGAGGCGACGCTCGGCGGCCCGATCCTCAAGGACATGCTGTGGTTCTTCGGGGCCGGCCGCTACTTCGACACGAGCGAGGCCCTCACCTCCCTCACGAACAGAACGAACATTCCATACACGAACGGCGCGAAGGAAACGCGGTACGAAGGCAAGCTGACGTTCTCGCCCGTCCAGAACCACACCCTCACCGGCTCGTACATCGGCGTCAAGCACGACGACGTCAACTACTACTTCACGAGCATCCCCGTCGCGGACCTCGCGAGCATCTACGACCGCCAGCTCCCTCAGGAGCTCATGGCGTTCAACTACAACGGCGTCCTCTCGTCGAACTTCTTCCTCGAGGGCTCGTACTCCAAGCGCAAGTTCACGTTCGAGAACTCCGGCGGCCGATACACGGACAACGCCAACGGCACGGTCATCCGCGACCTCGGGCTCGGCATTTCGTATAACGCGCCGATCTTCTGCGGCGTGTGCGGCCCCGAGAAGCGCGACAACAACGAGTTCTTCGTCAAGGGCACGTACTTCCTCTCGACGCCGGGCCTCGGCTCGCACAACATCGTGGTCGGGTACGACAACTTCGCCGGCCAGCGCCTGTCGAACAACTACCAGTCGGGCAGCAACTACGTCATTTACACGTTCGGATCCGGGAGATCCGTCTTCCAGGGGCAGAACGTCTACCCCGTCTTCGAGTCCGGCCTCACCGAGCTCGACTACTGGCCGGTCCTGCAGGCGTCGCAGGGCAGCAACCTCCGGACGCAGTCCGCGTTCCTCAACGACGCGTGGCGCCTGAACGACCGCCTGTCGTTCAACCTCGGCGTCCGCTACGACAAGAACGACGCCACGGACGCGGCGGGCAACGTCACGTCAAAGGATTCGAGGTTCAGCCCGCGTCTCGCCGCCACGTACGACGTCCTCGGCAACGGCAGCCTCCGCGTCACCGCGAGCTACGCGCAGTACGTCGCGGCCCTGCAGGAGACGCAGGCAGGCAGCGGCGCGACGCTCGCCGGCAGCCCGGCCGACTTCTACTGGTACTACGACGGCCCCGGCATCAACACGGGCGCGGGCCCGTACCTCACCTCGCAGCAGGCGACCCAGAAGATCTTCGACTGGTTCAACGCCAACGGCTGCCTCCCGAACCCCCTCGCCGCGAGCTGCAAGGTTCCGCAGGGCGGCGCGCCGTCCATCGGCGGCGTTAACGTTCAGATCCGCGATTCGCTCGCCTCCCCGAACACGAAGGAGTACGTGTTCGGAATCGCGGGCAACTTCGGCAAGTCGTCGAGCGGCAGCTACCGGGTCGACTTCGTCCGCCGCGAGTACCAGGACTACTACGACCTCAAGAAGGACATGACGACCGGCAGGGTCGCGAGCCCGTTCGGCGACATCCAGGACCTCGGCCTCGTCGTGAACTCGAACGACTACCGCCGCGAGTACACCGGTCTCCACTCGCAGGTCTTCTACCGCTTCACCCCGAGCTTCACCATGGGCGCCAACTGGACGTGGTCGCACCTGATCGGCGACATCGTCGGCGAGACGAGCGGCTCCGGCCCGGTGCGCGGCGGCTCGCACGTCTACCCCGAGTACGTGCAGCGCTCGTGGAACAACCCCACCGGCGACCTGAGCCAGGACGAGCGCAACCGCGTGCGCGTCTACGGCAACTACGACCTCCCGGTTCCGGCCAGCTGGGGCAGCTTCAACTTCGGCCTCATCCAGACCTACGACACCGGAACGCCCTACGGCGCCTCCGGCACGATCCGCACGGGCTCCTATGTCACGAACCCCGGCTACCTGACGCCTCCCGCCTCCGTCGCCTACTACTTCACCCCGCGGGACGCGTACCGGACCGAGAGCATCTACCGCACGGACATGCAGCTCTATTACTCGCACCGCATCGTCGGCGGCCTCGAGATCTTCGTCATCCCGCAGGTGTTCAACGTGTTCAACGCGCAGCACATCCTCGCCGTGAACACGACCGTGAACACGAACTTCAACACGTCGAACCTCATCGCGTTCAACCCGTTCACGAACGCGTCGCCGATCGAGTGCCCGCAGGGCACGTCCGGCGCGGCCTGCAAGGCGATGGGGGCAAACTGGCAGAAGGGCTCGACCTTCGGAACGACCAGCCGCCGCCGGGAGCTACCAGACCCCGCGCTACTTCCAGATGTCGGTGGGCATCCGCTTCTAGTCCTTTCCCTCCTTCTCTGTCGACGGGCCCCGGCGCTGCCGGGGCCCTTTTCTTTGCCCGGGCGCTAG
- a CDS encoding sulfatase-like hydrolase/transferase produces MLSPTRARCGLLQALGLVVLVAASGCGRPRSLRVFPKAPVVLISIDTLRSDHLPFYGYGGVKTPALSALREESILFESAWAHAPLTLPSHATVFTGLLPDRNGLHDNLGYVLNPSVPTLAELLGKGGYATGGAVTSIVLSGTTGIGRGFGLWDDDVAPTRPFQALSRVQRPGDEAEASMERWIEKQGGPFFAFLHLYEPHAPYEPKEPFRSLYASPYDGEIATADAITGKFLDFLKAKGLYDRALIVLMSDHGEGLGDHGESEHGVFLYREVLQVPLLVKLPKGGPPAPRAVAVPVQLADLFTTIGRAVGLAGFAPPAGTVSVIDVADATDAKVQPGRRIYAESFFPRTHFGWSELRSLVDGRWHYIEAPRPELFDLAADPAEKANLAAGLPEPFRKMRIEMEVLRTSFAAPAAVDQETAKKLASLGYLSSGASAGSGPLDDPKDHIATVGLMKEALREFVEGSAAKSVAITQKLLAENPRMLDIWELQAQALAKQGKTDEALASLKRTIELSPAGSTQYVVSFANHALQMGKAEEARKHAELARSMGDPAGDEILARACLALGDLPAAEAAARECLRTDRNRDKGLLVLAQVEVRRGNLPKALEASARVQEGAVHALPLPGLHLLRGDVLARMGRPKEAEAEFRDELRAYPTTLAAWSSLVILYATQNRTADARKAIEDMVAASPGVDAYLAAYQTLSVLGDRAGAERWKQEGLKKYPGDARFHRPQRPA; encoded by the coding sequence GTGCTCTCCCCGACACGAGCCCGCTGCGGGCTGCTTCAAGCCCTCGGGCTCGTCGTGCTCGTCGCCGCCAGCGGCTGCGGCCGGCCTCGATCGTTGCGCGTCTTTCCCAAGGCCCCGGTCGTCCTGATCTCGATCGACACGCTCCGCTCCGACCACCTCCCCTTCTACGGCTACGGCGGCGTGAAGACGCCGGCTCTCTCGGCCCTGCGGGAGGAGTCGATCCTCTTCGAGAGCGCCTGGGCCCACGCGCCGCTCACGCTGCCGTCCCACGCCACGGTCTTCACCGGGCTCCTGCCGGACCGGAACGGCCTCCACGACAACCTCGGCTACGTGCTGAATCCCTCCGTCCCCACGCTCGCGGAGCTGCTCGGGAAGGGCGGCTACGCGACCGGCGGCGCCGTCACGAGCATCGTCCTCTCCGGAACGACCGGCATCGGGCGCGGCTTCGGCCTCTGGGACGACGACGTCGCCCCGACGCGCCCCTTCCAGGCCCTGAGCCGCGTGCAGCGCCCCGGGGACGAGGCCGAGGCCTCGATGGAGCGCTGGATCGAGAAGCAGGGCGGGCCGTTCTTCGCCTTTCTCCACCTCTACGAGCCGCACGCCCCGTACGAGCCGAAGGAGCCCTTCCGAAGCCTCTACGCGAGCCCGTACGACGGGGAGATCGCGACCGCCGACGCGATCACCGGCAAGTTCCTCGACTTCCTGAAGGCGAAGGGTCTCTACGACCGCGCCCTGATCGTCCTGATGTCCGACCACGGCGAGGGGCTCGGCGACCACGGCGAGAGCGAGCACGGCGTCTTCCTCTACCGCGAGGTCCTGCAGGTTCCGCTGCTCGTGAAGCTCCCGAAGGGCGGTCCCCCGGCGCCGCGCGCGGTCGCCGTCCCCGTCCAGCTCGCCGACCTCTTCACGACGATCGGCAGGGCCGTGGGACTCGCGGGCTTCGCGCCGCCCGCCGGTACGGTTTCCGTGATCGACGTGGCTGACGCAACGGACGCCAAAGTGCAGCCGGGGCGGCGGATCTACGCCGAGTCGTTCTTCCCGCGGACGCACTTCGGGTGGAGCGAGCTGCGCTCGCTCGTGGACGGCCGCTGGCATTACATCGAGGCGCCCCGGCCCGAGCTCTTCGACCTCGCCGCCGACCCGGCCGAGAAGGCGAACCTCGCGGCGGGCCTGCCCGAGCCGTTCCGGAAGATGCGGATCGAGATGGAGGTTCTCCGGACGTCGTTCGCGGCGCCCGCCGCCGTAGACCAGGAGACGGCGAAGAAGCTCGCGTCCCTCGGGTATCTCAGCTCGGGGGCGTCGGCCGGCAGCGGCCCGCTGGACGACCCGAAGGACCACATCGCGACCGTCGGCCTCATGAAGGAAGCGCTCCGCGAGTTCGTCGAGGGCAGCGCGGCGAAGTCCGTGGCGATCACGCAGAAGCTCCTCGCGGAGAACCCGCGCATGCTGGACATCTGGGAGCTGCAGGCGCAGGCGCTCGCGAAGCAGGGCAAGACCGACGAGGCGCTCGCCTCGCTCAAGAGGACGATCGAGCTCTCCCCCGCGGGCTCGACGCAGTACGTCGTGTCGTTCGCGAACCACGCGCTCCAGATGGGCAAGGCCGAAGAGGCGCGGAAGCACGCCGAGCTCGCGCGGTCGATGGGCGACCCGGCGGGCGACGAGATCCTCGCGCGCGCGTGCCTCGCGCTCGGCGACCTGCCGGCGGCCGAGGCGGCCGCGCGGGAGTGCCTCAGGACCGACCGCAATCGCGACAAGGGGCTCCTCGTCCTCGCACAGGTCGAGGTGCGCCGCGGAAACCTCCCGAAGGCGCTCGAGGCGTCCGCGCGCGTCCAGGAAGGGGCCGTTCACGCCCTCCCGCTGCCGGGCCTGCACCTCCTCCGCGGCGACGTTCTCGCGCGCATGGGCCGCCCGAAGGAAGCGGAGGCGGAGTTCCGGGACGAGCTGCGCGCCTACCCGACGACGCTCGCGGCGTGGTCCTCGCTCGTCATCCTGTACGCCACGCAGAACCGGACGGCGGATGCGCGCAAGGCGATCGAGGACATGGTGGCGGCCTCCCCCGGCGTCGACGCGTACCTCGCCGCGTATCAGACCCTGTCGGTGCTCGGCGACCGCGCCGGCGCGGAGCGCTGGAAGCAGGAGGGCCTGAAGAAGTACCCCGGCGACGCGCGGTTCCACCGCCCGCAGCGTCCGGCCTGA
- a CDS encoding GWxTD domain-containing protein, giving the protein MKTPTRVLALLLLAASVPGLGAGLERYKDWTRSPEFVFLATDAEQKEWKKITTDEQADRFVQLFWAKRDPDLKTPVNEYKLGFDQRVKEADQIFAMPRQRGALTERGKAYILLGPPKTLQRSAGTKTQPTSAPGSVNIPPPNEPGTSIGESKVTFVYEAAQLPEWAKMKSLVVEFVVEQASDFVAGRSGDVKRLEVNARAALVKNPDLKEAPHYRTAEELEAERQAALAAEVEARKGPALTPAIRTSLEGLAEDSALLAVVPLAAGETDDTRIQAQIFVTASAGEPPAGSRLAFLVRTPDGKDAARYEEATPLEPAPGGGLYASRWFSVPPGEYTVAAGVYDASGKAVAAARKSVSVAAVPADFAVSPLVIASAFFAVPKPKPEDAFTFSGHRFVSKGARLDPTDGLSFVLRVYNPAVDPATKSVSLSRSVRFRPKGAQWSDVPQPQDPPTQVPDRKDQASGGILTVDVSAVLIETRLGEYLRKPGDYEIKVVVTDNVSKKKAEASTTFVVTGTLPPKK; this is encoded by the coding sequence ATGAAAACCCCCACTCGCGTCCTCGCCCTGCTCCTTCTCGCCGCGTCTGTCCCGGGCCTCGGCGCCGGCCTCGAGCGCTACAAGGACTGGACCCGCTCGCCCGAGTTCGTCTTTCTCGCGACGGACGCCGAGCAGAAGGAGTGGAAGAAGATCACGACGGACGAGCAGGCCGACCGGTTCGTCCAGCTCTTCTGGGCCAAGCGCGACCCGGACCTCAAGACGCCGGTCAACGAGTACAAGCTCGGCTTCGACCAGCGCGTGAAGGAGGCCGACCAGATCTTCGCGATGCCGCGGCAGCGCGGCGCCCTGACGGAGCGGGGGAAGGCCTACATCCTGCTCGGCCCCCCGAAGACGCTCCAGCGGTCCGCCGGGACGAAAACGCAGCCCACATCGGCCCCGGGCTCGGTCAACATCCCGCCGCCGAACGAACCCGGGACGTCGATCGGGGAGAGCAAGGTCACGTTCGTCTACGAGGCGGCGCAGCTTCCCGAGTGGGCCAAGATGAAGTCCCTCGTCGTTGAGTTCGTCGTGGAGCAGGCGAGCGACTTCGTGGCGGGAAGGAGCGGCGACGTCAAGCGCCTCGAGGTGAACGCGCGCGCCGCTCTCGTGAAGAACCCCGACCTCAAGGAGGCGCCGCACTACCGCACGGCCGAAGAGCTCGAGGCCGAGCGCCAGGCCGCGCTCGCCGCCGAGGTCGAGGCCCGCAAGGGGCCCGCCCTGACGCCCGCGATCCGGACCTCGCTCGAGGGCCTCGCGGAGGATTCCGCGCTGCTTGCGGTCGTCCCGCTGGCCGCGGGGGAGACGGACGACACGCGCATCCAGGCCCAGATCTTCGTCACGGCATCCGCGGGCGAGCCGCCGGCCGGAAGCCGCCTCGCGTTTCTCGTGCGGACCCCGGACGGCAAGGATGCCGCCCGGTACGAGGAGGCGACGCCGCTCGAGCCGGCGCCGGGCGGAGGCCTCTACGCGAGCCGGTGGTTCTCGGTCCCGCCCGGCGAGTACACGGTGGCCGCCGGCGTCTACGACGCATCCGGAAAGGCCGTCGCCGCGGCCCGGAAGAGCGTCTCCGTCGCGGCCGTGCCCGCCGACTTCGCGGTCTCGCCCCTCGTGATCGCCAGCGCGTTCTTCGCCGTGCCGAAACCGAAGCCCGAAGACGCGTTCACGTTCTCGGGCCACCGCTTCGTCTCCAAGGGGGCGCGTCTCGACCCGACGGACGGCCTCTCGTTCGTCCTGCGCGTCTACAACCCGGCCGTGGACCCGGCGACGAAGTCCGTGAGCCTCTCGCGCTCGGTCCGGTTCCGGCCGAAGGGCGCGCAGTGGTCGGACGTTCCCCAGCCGCAGGACCCGCCGACCCAGGTCCCGGACCGCAAGGACCAGGCCTCCGGGGGAATCCTGACCGTCGACGTCTCGGCCGTCCTGATCGAGACGCGCCTCGGCGAGTACCTTCGCAAGCCCGGCGACTACGAGATCAAGGTCGTCGTGACGGACAACGTCTCGAAGAAGAAGGCCGAAGCCTCGACCACGTTCGTCGTGACGGGGACGCTCCCGCCGAAGAAATAG